The Pyrus communis chromosome 9, drPyrComm1.1, whole genome shotgun sequence genome has a segment encoding these proteins:
- the LOC137746335 gene encoding uncharacterized protein produces MPCLYISTNVTLDGVDTGSIFSEATKAISDITGKPEDFVMVLLKGSVPISFGKSTTIPAAYGELVAMGGITTAVKRLLIATLGTIFESKLLIPKTRFFLKVVDVSTATGSKL; encoded by the exons ATGCCTTGCCTTTACATCTCCACAAACGTCACCCTTGACGGAGTCGACACTGGTTCCATCTTTTCCGAAGCCACCAAAGCCATCTCTGACATTACCGGAAAGCCCGAAGAC TTTGTGATGGTCTTACTTAAGGGATCGGTGCCCATATCGTTTGGCAAGAGTACTACTATACCGGCAGCATATGGGGAGTTAGTAGCAATGGGCGGCATTACCACGGCAGTGAAGAGGCTACTGATCGCCACTCTCGGCACGATTTTTGAGTCCAAGCTTTTGATCCCAAAAACTCGATTTTTCCTTAAAGTTGTTGATGTAAGCACTGCTACAGGATCTAAACTATAA
- the LOC137744092 gene encoding uncharacterized protein — protein MPCLNISANVNLDGVDTSAVLSEATSTVAKIIGKPEAYVMIVLKGSVPISFGGTEEPAAYGELVSIGGLNPDVNKKLSAAIAAILETKLSVPKSRFFLKFYDTKGSNFGWNGSTF, from the exons ATGCCGTGCCTGAACATTTCAGCTAACGTGAACCTGGACGGCGTCGACACCTCCGCCGTCCTCTCCGAAGCCACCTCCACCGTCGCCAAGATCATCGGCAAACCCGAGGCT TATGTGATGATTGTTCTGAAGGGATCGGTACCCATATCTTTTGGCGGGACTGAGGAGCCAGCTGCCTATGGGGAGTTGGTCTCCATTGGCGGCCTTAATCCTGATGTGAACAAGAAGTTGAGTGCTGCAATTGCTGCAATTCTCGAGACAAAGTTGTCCGTGCCCAAGTCACGATTTTTTCTCAAGTTCTATGACACCAAG GGTTCCAACTTTGGATGGAACGGGTCTACCTTTTAG
- the LOC137745157 gene encoding PRA1 family protein B4-like, whose product MSTPTAPPILPVSTTATATATGGGTAQSQAPIATPAFRAFINNICDTCRNGLAQRRPWSELLDRSAFSKPESFSDATVRVRKNYSYFRVNYLAVLALTVAVSLVTHPFSLFVLLGLLAAWLFLYLFRPSDQPLVIFGRTYSDTQTLWGLIALSVFVVFLTSVGSVLISALAIGVAVVFAHGAFRVPEDLFLDEQEPSASTGFLSFLNNAASNVAVATSPAVVAAARG is encoded by the coding sequence ATGTCGACTCCGACAGCCCCGCCGATCCTCCCGGTATCCACAACCGCAACAGCCACTGCCACCGGCGGAGGGACGGCTCAGTCCCAGGCCCCGATCGCTACCCCGGCCTTCCGCGCATTCATCAACAACATCTGCGACACCTGCCGCAACGGCCTCGCCCAGCGCCGCCCCTGGTCCGAGCTCCTCGACCGATCTGCCTTCTCCAAGCCGGAATCGTTCTCCGACGCCACCGTCCGCGTCCGTAAGAACTACTCCTACTTCCGCGTCAACTACCTCGCCGTCCTCGCCCTCACCGTCGCCGTCTCCCTCGTCACCCACCCGTTCTCCCTCTTCGTCCTCCTCGGCCTCCTCGCCGCCTGGCTCTTCCTCTACCTCTTCCGCCCCTCCGATCAGCCTCTCGTCATCTTCGGCCGCACATACTCCGACACCCAGACCCTCTGGGGCCTCATCGCCCTCTCCGTCTTCGTCGTCTTCCTCACATCCGTCGGATCCGTCCTCATCTCCGCTCTTGCCATCGGTGTTGCAGTTGTCTTCGCTCACGGCGCCTTTAGAGTTCCGGAGGACCTCTTCCTCGACGAGCAAGAGCCTTCCGCCTCCACTGGCTTCCTTTCCTTCCTCAACAACGCCGCATCCAATGTCGCTGTTGCCACATCCCCAGCCGTCGTCGCCGCCGCTCGCGGTTGA
- the LOC137746166 gene encoding probably inactive leucine-rich repeat receptor-like protein kinase IMK2 yields MFMEYKSFFIHALFFVHLLVVTYRPVSGQRGNDGMIVTQSDYQALRAFKRELIDFTGVLRSWNDSGRGACSGAWAGIKCVNGQVIAIQLPWRRLGGRISEKIGQLQALRKLSLHDNVLAGPVPLSLGFLPNLRGVYLFNNRLSGSVPPSIGNCPLLQTLDLSNNSLTGTIPSSLANPKKLYRLNLSFNSLSGSIPTSLTKSRSLTILVLQHNNLSGSIPGTWDAGNRNLSYQLMILTLDHNLISGTIPSSLSKLGFLQEIYLDDNQISGTIPEEIGELTRLQKLDLSNNAINGSFPSSFSNLSSLVSLNLEGNHLDNQIPEGLERLQNLSVLNLRKNNFSGHIPASVGNISGIYQLDLSENKFSGEIPASLSSLANLTSFNVSHNNLSGAVPSLLSKKFNANSFAGNLQLCGYSASTPCSSPPPQILPSSPPTEQPLKKKHHHKFSTKDKILIAAGALLAVLLLLCCILLVCLVRKRSASRGKNGKAAMQAAAPGGAAKAVPGGVGVEYGGEAGGKLVHFDGPFVFTADDLLCATAEIMGKSTYGTAYKATLEEGNQVAVKRLREKTAKGQKEFEMEAAAIGKIRHPNLLALRAYYLGPKGEKLLVFDYMPKGSLASFLHARGPETIIDWPTRMNIVIGITRGLCHLHNEENIVHGNLTSGNILLDEQTNAHIADFGLSRLMTAAANTNVIATAGTLGYNAPELSKAKKATTKTDVYSLGVIILELLTGKSPGEPMNGMDLPQWVASIVKEEWINEVFDLEIMRDVPTIGDLLLNTLKLALHCVDPSPALRPEAQQVLEQLEEIKPDLPTGGSAEEGAEVPPPAGSSN; encoded by the exons ATGTTTATGGAATATAAGTCCTTCTTCATCCATGCCTTGTTCTTTGTTCATCTTTTGGTTGTCACTTACCGGCCCGTTTCGGGCCAGCGAGGGAATGATGGAATGATTGTGACTCAGTCCGATTACCAAGCTCTTCGAGCTTTCAAGCGTGAGCTCATTGATTTCACCGGCGTTCTGCGCAGCTGGAATGATAGCGGACGTGGAGCCTGCTCAGGCGCGTGGGCAGGGATTAAGTGTGTGAACGGACAGGTTATTGCAATCCAGCTTCCGTGGAGGAGACTCGGGGGCCGAATATCTGAAAAGATTGGGCAGCTGCAAGCGCTTCGGAAGCTCAGCCTGCACGACAATGTCTTGGCTGGCCCTGTCCCCTTGTCTCTCGGCTTCCTTCCCAATCTCAGAGGAGTTTACCTCTTCAACAACCGGCTTTCGGGGTCTGTCCCGCCTTCTATTGGTAACTGTCCTCTTCTCCAAACTCTTGATTTAAGCAACAATTCGCTTACTGGCACGATTCCTTCTAGTCTTGCAAATCCTAAGAAGTTGTATAGACTTAATCTGAGCTTCAACTCGCTTTCGGGTTCCATCCCAACAAGTCTCACCAAATCCCGTTCTCTCACCATCCTTGTACTCCAACACAACAACCTATCTGGTTCCATACCAGGCACTTGGGATGCTGGAAATCGAAATCTAAGTTACCAACTTATGATCCTGACCCTTGATCATAATCTGATTTCCGGAACTATTCCTAGTTCTCTGAGCAAATTGGGTTTTCTTCAAGAGATTTATCTGGACGACAACCAGATTTCCGGGACCATTCCTGAAGAAATAGGGGAGCTCACAAGGCTCCAGAAGCTAGACTTATCCAACAATGCCATCAATGGGAGCTTTCCTTCTAGCTTTTCCAACCTCTCCTCCCTTGTTTCGTTGAACCTCGAGGGCAACCACCTCGATAACCAAATCCCGGAAGGCCTGGAAAGGTTGCAGAACCTCTCAGTGCTCAACCTGAGGAAGAACAATTTCAGTGGCCACATTCCAGCATCTGTGGGGAATATCTCTGGAATCTACCAACTGGATTTATCGGAAAACAAATTCAGTGGTGAAATTCCTGCTTCACTTTCCAGCCTTGCCAATCTCACTTCGTTCAATGTCTCTCACAACAATCTTTCTGGCGCCGTCCCTTCTCTGCTCTCAAAAAAGTTCAATGCCAACTCTTTCGCGGGGAATCTTCAGCTGTGCGGGTACAGTGCTTCAACTCCGTGCTCTTCTCCCCCGCCTCAGATTCTTCCATCTTCTCCGCCAACGGAGCAGCCTTTGAAGAAAAAGCATCACCACAAATTTAGTACAAAGGACAAAATTCTCATAGCGGCGGGTGCCCTCCTGGCGGTTCTGCTTCTACTCTGCTGCATTTTGCTTGTTTGTTTGGTCAGGAAAAGGTCTGCTTCAAGAGGAAAGAATGGTAAAGCCGCCATGCAGGCCGCTGCTCCAGGGGGCGCTGCTAAGGCAGTTCCTGGCGGCGTTGGAGTTGAATATGGCGGTGAGGCTGGTGGGAAGCTTGTTCACTTTGATGGGCCATTTGTTTTTACAGCTGATGATCTCTTATGTGCCACTGCTGAGATAATGGGGAAGAGCACATATGGGACTGCATACAAGGCGACATTAGAGGAAGGAAACCAAGTTGCAGTAAAGAGATTGAGGGAAAAGACGGCGAAAGGTCAGAAGGAGTTTGAAATGGAGGCTGCAGCAATTGGGAAGATTCGCCACCCGAATCTCTTGGCTCTGAGGGCTTATTACTTGGGACCCAAGGGAGAGAAGCTTCTCGTCTTCGATTACATGCCTAAGGGTAGCCTTGCGTCCTTCCTTCATG CTCGAGGGCCGGAAACCATCATTGATTGGCCAACAAGGATGAACATAGTGATTGGCATCACGCGTGGACTATGCCACCTCCACAACGAGGAGAACATTGTGCATGGAAATCTTACATCCGGCAACATTCTGCTTGATGAGCAGACAAATGCTCACATTGCAGACTTTGGCCTTTCACGCCTTATGACTGCGGCCGCCAACACCAATGTGATTGCCACTGCAGGAACCCTCGGCTACAACGCACCTGAGCTCTCAAAGGCCAAGAAGGCCACAACAAAGACTGATGTGTACAGCCTTGGGGTGATCATACTGGAGCTCCTGACAGGAAAATCCCCCGGGGAACCGATGAACGGCATGGATTTGCCACAGTGGGTGGCTTCGATTGTGAAAGAGGAGTGGATAAATGAAGTTTTTGATTTGGAGATCATGAGGGATGTGCCAACCATTGGTGACCTGCTGCTTAACACATTGAAGTTGGCTCTGCATTGTGTGGATCCATCGCCGGCTTTGCGGCCGGAAGCTCAGCAAGTTCTGGAGCAGCTGGAGGAGATTAAGCCTGATCTGCCAACTGGTGGTTCTGCAGAAGAAGGAGCAGAAGTACCACCACCAGCAGGCAGCAGCAACTGa
- the LOC137744246 gene encoding sister chromatid cohesion 1 protein 1, which yields MFYSHQLLARKAPLGQIWRAATMHAKINRRKLDKLDLIKICEEILNPSVPMALRLSGILMGGVVIVYERKVKLLYEDATRLLVELNEAWKTKPVGDPTVLPKGRSQARKEAITLPENEDTEIEGMLNFSHGRSASMQFQQTSYFAMRLDSVDEQYVNNNAAGEEDSAPQLYQADVENITLPERFDPFQADHFMYNRLERFEIEGDEETQFNFTSGEHTHIHIPPSPPRDEYQEGPPAADTIQDDQHPDHQANQPYESKEFRQMKLVQERQGTRKRKTRKQASGMDFEQTIIPGHVYQSWLQDPSDLSRDARKWKRKDVMATMKIANLMDLPPKVLMEDLFTTGSKNVYYPRPLLDMWMKSVPTPHESSADFHSGVGSQSSIDKQRPSSGVTKGKNDPASVFMDGLTANLKNIGLAGNDTNPMVTPGNSDDVRSIPSSASGQAIPSEGNSGRSGKKRPHSASGGNIRLEPLLEMSHPDVHFELSRSPEQGPAFDQELLVETGPTQTQKPIMEQPLDKTTDTIRRVLKSHFETEGAPRVESLDNLTAGRNRKEAAMLFYKTCVLATRDVIRVEQRTAYGEILISRGPKM from the exons ATGTTCTACTCACACCAGCTTCTAGCTCGGAAAGCTCCTCTGGGTCAAATCTG GAGGGCTGCTACAATGCACGCCAAAATCAACCGCAGGAAGCTCGATAAGCTCGATCTCATCAAGATCTG CGAAGAAATTTTGAACCCTTCGGTTCCCATGGCTCTTCGTCTCTCCGGGATTCTCATGG GTGGAGTCGTCATCGTCTACGAACGAAAAGTGAAGCTCCTATACG AGGATGCGACTCGTCTACTG GTCGAATTAAACGAAGCATGGAAGACGAAACCTGTTGGGGACCCCACCGTCCTCCCCAAAGGAAGATCTCAGGCCAG AAAGGAAGCTATTACGCTGCCTGAGAATGAAGACACAGAAATTGAAGGAATGCTTAATTTTTCCCACGGCCGCAGCGCCTCCATGCAGTTTCAGCAAACCTCCTATTTTGCTATG CGGCTTGATAGTGTCGATGAACAATATGTTAACAACAACGCAGCAGGGGAGGAAGATTCAGCTCCGCAACTCTACCAAG CTGATGTCGAGAATATCACCTTACCTGAACGCTTTGATCCATTTCAAGCTGATCATTTTATGTACAATCGCTTGGAGAG ATTTGAGATCGAAGGGGATGAAGAGACACAGTTTAACTTCACGTCAGGAGAGCACACACACATTCACATACCCCCTTCACCTCCTCGCGATGAATATCAGGAAG GGCCTCCTGCAGCTGATACAATCCAAGATGATCAACATCCAGATCACCAGGCCAATCAGCCATATGAAAGCAAGGAATTTAGACAG ATGAAGCTGGTTCAAGAGAGACAGGGGActagaaaaaggaaaacaagaaaGCAAGCATCTGGAATggattttgaacaaacaatcATTCCTGGTCATGTATATCAATCTTGGCTCCAAGATCCTTCAGATCTATCACGAGATGCAAGAAAATGGAAG CGCAAAGATGTAATGGCAACTATGAAGATAGCTAACCTCATGGACCTGCCACCTAAAGTACTAATGGAAGATTTATTTACAACTGGAAGTAAAAACGTATATTATCCACGTCCTCTCCTTGACATGTGGATGAAAAGTGTCCCAACTCCCCATGAGTCTTCTGCTG attttcatagtGGAGTTGGCTCCCAGTCTTCCATAGATAAGCAAAGGCCAAGTTCTGGTGTGACAAAAGGCAAGAATGACCCAGCAAGTGTATTCATGGATGGACTGACAGCTAACCTTAAGAACATTGGCTTAGCAGGAAATGATACTAATCCAATGGTCACGCCTGGAAATTCTG ATGACGTAAGATCCATCCCGAGCTCAGCATCAGGGCAGGCAATTCCTTCAGAAGGCAATTCAGGACG ATCCGGCAAGAAAAGGCCTCATTCAGCATCCGGGGGCAACATTAGACTTGAACCACTATTGGAAATGAGTCACCCCGATGTACATTTCGAGTTGTCGAGGTCACCTGAGCAAGGCCCGGCATTTGATCAAG AACTCTTGGTGGAAACAGGACCAACTCAAACTCAAAAACCGATCATGGAACAACCGCTTGACAAAACAACCGATACTATCAGAAG GGTTCTGAAATCACATTTTGAGACGGAGGGAGCTCCTCGGGTCGAATCCCTGGACAACCTAACTGCAGGAAGGAACCGGAAAGAAGCAGCTATGCTATTCTACAAAACTTGTG TTCTGGCTACCCGGGATGTCATAAGAGTCGAACAGAGGACCGCTTACGGGGAGATTCTCATATCGAGAGGGCCGAAAATGTGA
- the LOC137746253 gene encoding dehydration-responsive element-binding protein 2C-like, with protein sequence MASEASDGDRKLRKRRYGCDSIEDTLARWKNYNERLDFEKDGGTKTRRVPAKGSTKGCMRGKGGPENSSCVYRGVRQRTWGKWVAEIREPIHATGGAVPKKKNNRLWLGTFPTAWEAALAYDKAARSMYGALARLNFAKNTMDLKDYCSSFVSPTMTKTSSHESSSTYNSADQTEERSGFFENCLPREPKQEMVCAEGLVTEELELSNATLREPKAVKREYKTERELVKNGVVFQTGSYGSFDHRGDYLRNEVPAVNFDSVFDGKTRNDVDSLEILLRSNYAHLTELGEGEYNQRNGCNPSNGVKFETPAMREAVVKEFPVILESGSHNGLDDKYNNMHNEQKNVPSDDAGMKGSITGQQLLGGLAETTKLNGHNRDGFIHTYACLDDLNVSYNPGYGINASNDIGMQRELDDRLEYMHNRSAEKTYGIDAAQEQQWERMHCRPIQFQTQPQVDIPGSSNHTQDGYLDVDFGSDLVRQSYHSGVMEEQGLHYSWFPYS encoded by the exons ATGGCGTCCGAGGCTTCCGACGG GGATAGGAAATTGCGGAAGAGGCGCTATGGGTGCGATTCGATAGAGGACACTCTGGCTAGGTGGAAGAACTACAATGAGAGGCTTGATTTTGAAAAAGATGGAGGGACGAAGACTCGGAGGGTTCCGGCGAAGGGCTCCACAAAAGGGTGTATGAGAGGGAAAGGAGGGCCCGAGAACTCCAGTTGTGTCTACAGGGGTGTTAGGCAGAGGACTTGGGGAAAATGGGTGGCAGAAATCCGAGAACCGATTCACGCCACAGGCGGCGCTGtaccgaagaagaagaataaccGTCTTTGGCTTGGGACTTTCCCTACAGCCTGGGAAGCTGCACTTGCTTATGATAAAGCTGCTAGGTCAATGTATGGCGCTTTGGCCCGGCTCAACTTCGCAAAAAACACTATGGATTTGAAGGACTACTGCTCTAGTTTTGTGTCACCTACAATGACTAAAACATCATCACACGAGTCATCGTCAACGTATAATAGTGCGGATCAGACAGAGGAAAGATCGGGTTTCTTTGAGAACTGTCTGCCCAGAGAGCCGAAGCAGGAAATGGTTTGTGCTGAGGGATTGGTGACTGAGGAATTAGAGCTTTCCAATGCTACCTTAAGAGAACCAAAAGCTGTGAAACGCGAATACAAAACCGAACGCGAGCTTGTTAAGAACGGTGTTGTTTTTCAGACGGGGAGCTATGGAAGCTTCGATCATAGGGGCGATTACTTGCGAAATGAGGTCCCAGCTGTAAATTTTGATAGTGTATTTGATGGGAAGACTCGTAACGATGTGGATTCTTTGGAGATACTTTTGAGGTCCAATTATGCTCACTTAACTGAGCTTGGAGAAGGGGAATACAATCAAAGAAACGGTTGCAACCCTTCAAATGGTGTCAAATTTGAGACACCGGCAATGAGGGAAGCAGTGGTGAAAGAGTTCCCGGTGATTCTGGAATCTGGAAGCCACAATGGCTTAGATGATAAGTACAACAATATGCACAACGAGCAGAAAAATGTTCCATCTGATGATGCTGGAATGAAGGGATCGATAACTGGTCAACAATTGCTGGGAGGTTTAGCAGAAACTACGAAATTAAATGGCCATAATCGCGATGGCTTCATACATACTTATGCTTGCTTAGATGATTTAAATGTGTCATACAATCCAGGATATGGCATCAATGCATCGAATGACATCGGAATGCAGAGGGAGCTCGACGATAGACTCGAGTACATGCATAACCGGTCTGCAGAAAAAACCTATGGCATTGATGCTGCTCAAGAACAGCAATGGGAGAGGATGCATTGTCGCCCTATACAATTTCAGACACAACCACAAGTCGACATACCTGGAAGCTCGAATCATACGCAGGACGGATATTTAGACGTGGATTTCGGTTCAGATTTAGTCAGACAAAGTTATCATTCCGGTGTAATGGAAGAGCAGGGGCTGCATTATTCATGGTTCCCTTACTCTTag